A window from Balearica regulorum gibbericeps isolate bBalReg1 chromosome 1, bBalReg1.pri, whole genome shotgun sequence encodes these proteins:
- the HEMK2 gene encoding methyltransferase HEMK2 isoform X1, with product MAAPTLPTPRYDHVGPHGPFRDVYEPAEDTFLLLDALEQDAARLREARVEICLEIGSGSGVVSTFLASSVIGSSALYICTDINPMAAYCTLETALLNNVHLQPVITDLVKGLSPRLNGQVDLLLFNPPYVVTPSEEVESHGIEASWAGGKKGREVMDRVFPLVPDLLSPGGLFYLVTIKENNPDEILETMKKHGLEGTQVLSRQAGQEMLTVLKFRKS from the exons ATGGCGGCGCCCACGCTCCCTACGCCGCGGTACGACCACGTGGGGCCGCACGGGCCGTTCCGGGATGTGTACGAGCCGGCCGAGGAcaccttcctgctgctggaTGCTCTGGAGCAGGACGCGGCCCGCCTGAGGGAGGCTCG AGTTGAGATCTGCCTTGAAATAGGATCTGGATCTGGTGTGGTTTCAACGTTTCTAGCTTCTTCCGTTATCGGATCCAGTGCACTGTACAT tTGTACAGATATCAATCCTATGGCAGCTTACTGTACACTGGAGACAGCTCTGCTTAACAATGTTCACCTTCAGCCAGTCATTACTGACTTG GTGAAAGGACTGTCTCCAAGATTAAATGGGCAGGTTGATCTGCTGCTATTTAATCCACCGTACGTGGTAACACCTTCTGAAGAG GTGGAAAGCCACGGAATAGAGGCATCCTGGGCTGGTGGCAAAAAGGGCAGAGAAGTCATGGATAGAGTTTTTCCATTAGTACCAGACCTACTTTCACCAGGAGGATTATTCTACTTGGTcacaattaaagaaaataatccag ATGAAATTCTGGAAACAATGAAGAAACATGGCTTAGAAGGCACACAAGTACTTTCCAGACAAGCAGGACAAGAAATGCTTACTGTCCTCAAATTTAGGAAGTCTTGA
- the HEMK2 gene encoding methyltransferase HEMK2 isoform X2 codes for MAAPTLPTPRYDHVGPHGPFRDVYEPAEDTFLLLDALEQDAARLREARVEICLEIGSGSGVVSTFLASSVIGSSALYICTDINPMAAYCTLETALLNNVHLQPVITDLVESHGIEASWAGGKKGREVMDRVFPLVPDLLSPGGLFYLVTIKENNPDEILETMKKHGLEGTQVLSRQAGQEMLTVLKFRKS; via the exons ATGGCGGCGCCCACGCTCCCTACGCCGCGGTACGACCACGTGGGGCCGCACGGGCCGTTCCGGGATGTGTACGAGCCGGCCGAGGAcaccttcctgctgctggaTGCTCTGGAGCAGGACGCGGCCCGCCTGAGGGAGGCTCG AGTTGAGATCTGCCTTGAAATAGGATCTGGATCTGGTGTGGTTTCAACGTTTCTAGCTTCTTCCGTTATCGGATCCAGTGCACTGTACAT tTGTACAGATATCAATCCTATGGCAGCTTACTGTACACTGGAGACAGCTCTGCTTAACAATGTTCACCTTCAGCCAGTCATTACTGACTTG GTGGAAAGCCACGGAATAGAGGCATCCTGGGCTGGTGGCAAAAAGGGCAGAGAAGTCATGGATAGAGTTTTTCCATTAGTACCAGACCTACTTTCACCAGGAGGATTATTCTACTTGGTcacaattaaagaaaataatccag ATGAAATTCTGGAAACAATGAAGAAACATGGCTTAGAAGGCACACAAGTACTTTCCAGACAAGCAGGACAAGAAATGCTTACTGTCCTCAAATTTAGGAAGTCTTGA